The bacterium region GCACGTTTTCGTTGTAACTTTTTTCTTCAAAAGCGTGGACCGGGCGCAGTTTTTAGAATCATTCCATCAAAAATCAAAACCATATCGGAATTAAATATGCCGGGTGTCATTGAGAAGCTGGCCCATCTCCAGAAGGGATTAGTGCTGGTGACCGGACCGACAGGCAGCGGAAAATCGACGACGCTGGCAGCCTTGATTGACGTGATCAATTCCAATTATCGAAAACATATCCTCACCATAGAGGATCCCGTTGAATTCGTACACACAAGCAAACAGTCTCTTGTTCGTCAAAGAGAGGTTGGCGCGGATACAAAAAGTTTTGCCAGCGCGATGCGAGCTGCATTACGTGAAGATGTCGATGTGGTGCTGCTGGGTGAAATGCGTGATTTTGAAACCATCGCGCTTGCCGTGACTCTTGCTGAAACAGGTCAGTTAGTCTTTGGGACTTTGCACACCAGTAGCGCAGCAAAAACGATCGATCGAATCATCGATGTATTTCCAGCGGAACAACAGGCCCAGATTCGAATCATGCTGGCAGATTCTCTCCGGGGTATCGTTGCGCAACAACTCGTGCCGACAAAAGATGGGAAAGGGCGCGCAGCAGTCGTTGAAATACTTTTCCGCGTTCCCGCGCTCTCCACTGTAATTCGCGAACAAAAGACGCAGCAAATTACATCGATCATTCAGGGGGGCAAAACAGAGGGAATGCAAACCATCGATAATGCTTTGATGGAACTTGTTCAAAAGAAAGTTATCGGCGCCGAAGAAGCTTACATGCGGGCGCAAGATAAGGACCTGTTCAAAGATCTCCTGGAATTTGCATGGATGGAAGCCGCAACGACAGGCCAAACCGAAAGAGTTCTCTCTATCTTGAAGGAAGGCCTGGATGTTGACACGAAAGATGACAGTGGAGCGACTGCCTTAATGCTCACGAGTAGCTCCGGCCATTCGGAGATTGTGCAGATACTTCTTGAGCACAGCGCTGATATCAATGCGCGGGACAAAAACGGAATGACGGCATTGATGCGTGCCAGCATGAAAGACAATGCAGTCATTGTCAAAGCTCTCATCGAAGGCGGCTCGGATGTAAACGGCAAAAATAATGGCGGCAACACAGCTTTAATGATTGCGAGTTCCGCAGGGAACCTTCTGGCCGTTCAAGAGTTGTTGAAGGGCAAAGCAAGAACCGATATTGAGGACAGTTTGACCTGCACTGTTTTAATGCGCGCGGCAATGGCAGGGCATGAGAAAACGGTTGATGCATTGCTGAAAGCAAAAGCAGACGTGCACGTAAGAGACAAATCGGAACGTACCGCCTTGATGTATGCTGTGGAAAAAGGGTATCCACAAATTGCATCCCTCCTGATTTCGGCCGGATCCGATGTCAATGCGAAAACAAAAGCAGGGATTACTCCACTCATGCTGGCAGCAAAGCAGAGCGTGGACACCGTTGACGTGTTACTGGAAGCCCATGTCGATGTAAACGCTGCGAGTGTGGATGGATTCACTGCGATGACGTTTGCGCTGGAAAAAGGAAATGCAGAAGCGATTGCCGCGCTCGTTGATGCTGGAGCGAATGTCAATATCAAGAGCAGAACAGGAATGACGCCTTTGATGTGGGCCGCCCGGC contains the following coding sequences:
- a CDS encoding ankyrin repeat domain-containing protein, which codes for MEAATTGQTERVLSILKEGLDVDTKDDSGATALMLTSSSGHSEIVQILLEHSADINARDKNGMTALMRASMKDNAVIVKALIEGGSDVNGKNNGGNTALMIASSAGNLLAVQELLKGKARTDIEDSLTCTVLMRAAMAGHEKTVDALLKAKADVHVRDKSERTALMYAVEKGYPQIASLLISAGSDVNAKTKAGITPLMLAAKQSVDTVDVLLEAHVDVNAASVDGFTAMTFALEKGNAEAIAALVDAGANVNIKSRTGMTPLMWAARLRPELVSPIIHAGADIHLKTPSGYTALRYAQEARQEEVVNLLVQSGARE